The window GATGGTGATCTCGATACTCACTCTCTGGGTCGGTCGCGTCGCCAGCGTGGGCTATCTGGTGTTCATCGCCGGCTGGGGCGAGACGGGGGTCTGGGTCGGTATGGCGCTCGGCAACATTCTCGGTGCGATCATCGGCGTCGCGTGGTTCGCTCGGGGAACGTGGACCGAGCGGTACATCGACGAGGCGGAACCCGACATCGATCCGGTCGCTGGCGACTGAGCGGTCAGTGCCGGAAGAGATGGATCGCGTCCTCGTCGCGGAGGAGACAGAAACGAGCGCCGTCGCTCTCGGGGAACGTCGTTCCCGACTCCCGCGTGGTGAACAGCCGGTCGAACGGTGCGTCACAGACCGGACACGAGATGTCTTTCCGGTTCTCCCAGAGACCCGTTGAGCCCGTGTCTTTGAGCTGTTTCAACGCGTGACGGTGGTCGTGGACGTCGAATCGCGGCATGGGCGCACGTCGGTGACGCGGGAATTGAATCTGATCCCGCGAGTATCACGGCTGATTCCGATTCGGGCTCAGGTCGACGCTCGACAGACACGCGC is drawn from Halorubrum sp. CBA1229 and contains these coding sequences:
- a CDS encoding flagella cluster protein, whose product is MPRFDVHDHRHALKQLKDTGSTGLWENRKDISCPVCDAPFDRLFTTRESGTTFPESDGARFCLLRDEDAIHLFRH